Proteins from a genomic interval of Crassostrea angulata isolate pt1a10 chromosome 7, ASM2561291v2, whole genome shotgun sequence:
- the LOC128157168 gene encoding transmembrane protein 33-like, protein MSDNSAGGDSNAGNDSGTGGNTQANGGTQRPNTVLNFMLSNKVEAALWLTRIFTVVCSFLFIFPILGGNPYGFYQRALISNAATSALRLHQRLPHFQLSREFFGLLFLEDSCHYLMFSLIFMNGYPITMAVIPVFLFALLHACNYTKNILNVMGPDSLQFIRKLIDKLQLQQINILRFIACTEIFIMPAIIFMMFAGKCSFFLPFVYYKFLSLRYTSRRNPYCRTLFTEMRMTVEHFTATPSCPGIIRTACLKAIAFISRLSPPIPQ, encoded by the exons ATGAGTGACAACAGTGCTGGAGGTGACTCTAATGCAGGTAATGACAGTGGTACCGGTGGTAACACACAGGCTAATGGAGGAACACAACGACCAAATACAGTCTTG AATTTCATGCTGTCCAACAAAGTTGAAGCAGCCCTATGGCTGACAAGAATATTTACAGTTGTCTGTAGTTTTCTCTTCATTTTTCCAATCCTTGG agGAAATCCATACGGCTTTTACCAGAGGGCGCTGATCAGCAATGCGGCGACCAGTGCGCTGCGACTTCACCAACGACTGCCTCACTTCCAGCTGAGTCGGGAGTTCTTCGGCCTGTTGTTCCTGGAGGACAGCTGTCATTATctcatgttctctcttattttcATGAACGGTTACCCCATCACAA TGGCTGTCATTCCAGTGTTCCTGTTTGCTCTCCTACATGCTTGTAACTACACCAAAAATATACTTAAT GTGATGGGACCAGATTCCTTACAGTTTATACGTAAATTGATTGACAAACTTCAACTCCAACAAATCAACATACTGCGATTCATCGCGTGCACAGAAATCTTCATCATGCCAGCAATCATATTCATGATGTTTGC AGGAAAGTGTAGCTTTTTTCTACCCTTTGTATACTACAAATTTTTATCCCTGAGATACACCTCCAGAAGAAATCCATACTGCAG GACATTATTCACGGAGATGAGAATGACCGTTGAACACTTCACTGCCACGCCCAGCTGCCCGGGGATCATCAGGACCGCCTGTCTGAAGGCCATAGCATTCATCTCCCGCTTGTCCCCCCCAATCCCTCAGTGA